A window of Kribbella voronezhensis genomic DNA:
CAGAAGTGTCCTGGTCGGCATGGGCGGGTGTCGGCGCAGCAGAGGTGGCCTGGTCGGTGTCGGCAGGCGTCGGCTCGGGAGTCGGGGCACCGGCAACGTGCCGGTCCTCCGGGTCCCGCGCACCGCGCTCTTCGCCGCTCATCTCGACCCTTCGATAACAGCGGGAGCGACCCTGCCCCCGCAGGTTGTGATTGCCGTGCCGTGCCGTCCTGCTGGGGCGGGTGGAGTGCGGTGGAGTTTCGTCCGGTCAGATCGCGGGTTCGCCTTCCGGGGAAGTACCTCCGGTCTTGGCGCCGGGGAAGTGGCGTCAACACCGAGGTCGGAAGTCGGACCCGTGATCTCACCGGACGGTCTGCGCTCCGGGTGCTGCTGTTGAATTCGGCGTACTCAGAAGATGCCGGGCAGGACCTCCTCGGACAGGTCGGCGAATGCCTGCTCCTGCTCCGCGGAGTACCGGTTCCAGCTCTCCGTGTTCCAGATCTCCACCCTGTTCATCGCCCCGATGACGACACAGTCGCGATCCAGTCCCGCGTAATCGCGCAGCATCGGCGGGATGGTGACCCGGCCTTGTTTGTCCGGCACCTCGTTCGAGGCGCCGGCGAACAACATCCGCAGGTAGTCCCGGGCACCTTTGTTGGTGATCGGAGCCTGCTTCAACTGCTCGGTCAGCTGGACGAACTCCGCTTCGGGCCACACGAACAGCGACCGCTCCTGTCCACGAGTGATCACCAGACCCTCCGCCAGCTCGTCCCGGAACTTCGCCGGTAGGAACAGTCGGCCCTTGTCGTCGAGCTTGGGGAAGTGCGTTCCGAGGAACACGCTCCACCTCCCCGTTGCGGTCTCTCCGTCTCAGGTCGAGCTTTTCCCACCATTTCAGTACCACTGCGCTCCACCTTACTCCACTTTGCACCACCGTCAACCAACATTGCCCCACTCCGCCCGCGTTTCGGCGCGCCGTACGCTGGAGGTCACGGATCGGCAACTGCGGGTGAGGGCCATTTCGATGAACTCCGAAACGACTGGTAACGAAACGCGCGGGGATCTAGGCCCGACCCCTGCCCCGGGTCAGAATGAGTCGGCCATCAACCAAAGGGGAGGACCAAGGGTGAGCACCACCGCGACCAGCTCGGCCATGGATTTCGACGAGCTGACAGAGGTGGCGGGACGGGTCCGCCGAGCCATCGAGACTGTGATCGAGGGCAAACCCGATGTGGTCGAAGTAGCCATCACCGTGCTGCTCGCCGAAGGACATCTACTCATCGAGGACGTACCGGGCGTCGGTAAGACGATGCTCGCCAAGGCGCTGGCCAAGTCGATCGACTGCAGCGTGCGCCGGATCCAGTTCACGCCGGACCTGCTGCCCTCGGACATCACCGGCGTGTCGGTGTTCAACCAGGAGGTCCGCGACTTCGAGTTCAAGCCGGG
This region includes:
- the mraZ gene encoding division/cell wall cluster transcriptional repressor MraZ, which gives rise to MFLGTHFPKLDDKGRLFLPAKFRDELAEGLVITRGQERSLFVWPEAEFVQLTEQLKQAPITNKGARDYLRMLFAGASNEVPDKQGRVTIPPMLRDYAGLDRDCVVIGAMNRVEIWNTESWNRYSAEQEQAFADLSEEVLPGIF